The following is a genomic window from Phycisphaerae bacterium.
CGACCACCATCCGGTAATGCTCGATGGCCGTCTGGTACTCGCCCTGTTGAAGAGCCAGCGAGCCCACGCGGGCCAAAGCCGCGGCGTTGGCCGGGTCCAGTTCCAGAATGCGGTGCAGCTTCTCGATCGCCGCCTGCGTCTCGCCCATCTCCAGTTGCAGGTGGCTGAGCTGCAGCAACGCGTCCGTATTCTTCGGTTCCTGGCGAAGCTCTTCGAGGAGCAATTCCTTGGCCTTGGCCAGGTCGCCCATCCGCCAGTGGCACTCGGCTTCGCGCTGGCGGATCTGCGGATACTGCGAGTTGAGCTCCGCGGCCCGGCCGAAGCAGTACAGCGCCTTCTGGTAGTTGGACCGGGCCAAGTGCGAGACGCCCAGGTTGTAGTAACAGATCGGGCACTCGTCTGAGATCTGCCGGGCCGTGTAGAACATCTCCTCGGCTTTTTCGTGTTCGCCGCGGGCGGCGTAGATGAAGATCCGGTGGCAATACGCCCCTTCGTGCGACGGATCGATCTGCTCAAGCTGCTCGAAACACCGCAGCGCCTCCGCGTGCCGACCCAGACGGGCATGGTCGATCCCCAGATTCGTCAGCGCCTCGATGTTCGACGGCTCCATGTCCACCGCCTGCTGGTAGGCCGCCAGGGCCTGCTCGTAGCGGCGAAGCTCGTCCAGCAGCTTGCCCCGCGAAATCTGCCAGTTCGCGTTGTACGGGTTGATCCGGACCGCCGCCTCCATCTCCCGCAGGGCTTCTTCCCAGCGGTGGGCCTCGAGCAGTTCATTGGCCCGTTCGGCACGGCTCTCCGCTTCGAACCAGTCGTTTCCGATTTCGTGCAACATGACCGACGACCTCTCTTCGTTTCCCCGGTAACCGCAGTCCTTCCCGAACTACTCATCGGGGAAAAAGGGGGACCACTGAAGTAAACGAAGTTGCCAGCACGAACGGCCCCGTTCTTATCGGAATCGCCGCCGTTTAAAGCGGTCGAATCGGCCTTCGCAGGCGATGAACGGGGCTTGACTCCCCCCGGTGGGCCTGATAGGGTTGGTCGCCGTTTGGATGGCTTGGCCGTGCCCGGTGAAGGCCGGCGTCTCCGGGTCCGATAACCCGGACACGACGGATCGAGAGGAACCGGAACCCTTTGAACGCGGAGCCAACATGTTGATTTCACGCTCAGACAAACCGATCCTGACCCTGAACCAACCCTGGGAACGCGGCGGAACCGCCTGTGCGGTCGGCGCCTTTCTCGAAGACGACCAGCGGTCGATCCGGCTGTATTATCTGGTCTACTTCGAAAATGACATGCGCCGGAACGTCCTGTGCATGGCCCGCACCGCCGATCTGCGCACCTGGGAAAAACCCGACTGCGGCGATGGAACCAACGTCGTCATGCGAAGCTGCGGCAACACCATGGGTTGGGGGATTTTCATGCCCTCTCGGATCCTCCAGGGCTGTGACGACCCGGACGTCAACCGCCAGTGGAAGATGCTCTACTGGGAGCGGCCCGACACCAAACGCCCTCCCGGCTACTGCCTGGCCACCAGCCCGGACGGCCTGCGATGGACCCCCCTGTTCGATCAGCCGGTCATCACAGGGGCCAACGACGCCGGTTCGATGATCGACGCCCGCGACGACGTGCCCAGCCCCGTCGAGAACGTGACCATGCTGATCTACCAGCAGACCTGGAAGTACAACCCGCAGTTGCCGCGGGACCGCGACAACCTGTCGGCCATGCATCGAATGATCTCGATCTGGCGGGCGTCGAGCATCCACGGTTCATGGACCGGTCCGATCGCCATTCTCGAACCCGACCGCCTCGACCCGCCCGACGTGCAGTTCTACTGGCTCACCCCCTTCCGCGCCGGCC
Proteins encoded in this region:
- a CDS encoding tetratricopeptide repeat protein; this encodes MLHEIGNDWFEAESRAERANELLEAHRWEEALREMEAAVRINPYNANWQISRGKLLDELRRYEQALAAYQQAVDMEPSNIEALTNLGIDHARLGRHAEALRCFEQLEQIDPSHEGAYCHRIFIYAARGEHEKAEEMFYTARQISDECPICYYNLGVSHLARSNYQKALYCFGRAAELNSQYPQIRQREAECHWRMGDLAKAKELLLEELRQEPKNTDALLQLSHLQLEMGETQAAIEKLHRILELDPANAAALARVGSLALQQGEYQTAIEHYRMVVEQKPECEQARRELARAYAAVERWDMAREQLEILIDLDDEQPDVLMELAEVCVHLEDARSAQTYLERLAVMMPYQPEILHNLAVCRFMQDDHAEGIVYCHKALEADGTYLPAMHKLAVAEMAAGNWDEAKRVVRRGLQCDPDNEKFLELRRRMTAGRLSQAIATALAPVKTVGRWLRML